Proteins encoded within one genomic window of Setaria italica strain Yugu1 chromosome IV, Setaria_italica_v2.0, whole genome shotgun sequence:
- the LOC101752840 gene encoding thiamine thiazole synthase 2, chloroplastic produces MATTASTLLKSSFAGARLPSAPRAPSSVVVAAPRAGPICASISSTPSNPPYDLTSFRFSPIKESIVSREMTRRYMTDMITYADTDVVIVGAGSAGLSCAYELSKDPSISIAIVEQSVSPGGGAWLGGQLFSAMVVRKPAHLFLDELGIAYDEAEDYVVIKHAALFTSTVMSRLLARPNVKLFNAVAVEDLIVKQGRVGGVVTNWALVSMNHDTQSCMDPNVMEAKIVVSSCGHDGPFGATGVKRLQDIGMISAVPGMKALDMNTAEDEIVRLTREVVPGMIVTGMEVAEIDGAPRMGPTFGAMMISGQKAAHLALKALGRPNAIDGTAQTVPQVWREEFVIASKDDEVVDA; encoded by the exons ATGGCCACCACCGCGTCAACCCTCCTCAAGTCCTCCTTCGCCGGCGCCCGGCTCCCGtccgccccgcgcgcgccgtCCTCCGTCGTCGTGGCCGCCCCGCGCGCCGGCCCCATCTGcgcctccatctcctccaccCCCTCCAACCCGCCCTACGACCTCACGTCCTTCCGGTTCAGCCCCATCAAGGAGTCCATCGTCTCCCGCGAGATGACCCGCCGGTACATGACCGACATGATCACCTACGCCGACACCGACGTCGTCATCGTCGGCGCCGGCTCCGCGGGGCTCTCCTGCGCGTACGAGCTCTCCAAGGACCCCTCCATCAGCATCGCCATCGTCGAGCAGTCCGtctcccccggcggcggcgcctggctCGGCGGCCAGCTCTTCTCCGCCATGGTGGTGCGCAAGCCGGCGCACCTCTTCCTCGACGAGCTCGGCATCGCGTACGACGAGGCCGAGGACTACGTGGTCATCAAGCACGCCGCGCTCTTCACCTCCACCGTCATGAgccgcctcctcgcgcgcccCAACGTGAAGCTCTTCAACGCTGTCGCCGTCGAGGACCTCATCGTCAAGCAGggccgcgtcggcggcgtggTCACCAACTGGGCGCTGGTGTCCATGAACCACGACACGCAGTCGTGCATGGACCCCAACGTGATGGAGGCCAAGATCGTGGTGAGCTCCTGCGGCCACGACGGGCCGTTCGGGGCCACCGGCGTCAAGAGGCTGCAGGACATCGGCATGATCAGCGCCGTGCCCGGGATGAAGGCCCTCGACATGAACACCGCCGAGGACGAGATCGTCCGCCTCACGCGTGAGGTCGTGCCAGGCATGATCGTCACCGGCATGGAGGTCGCCGAGATCGACGGCGCCCCGAGAATG GGCCCGACGTTCGGCGCCATGATGATCTCCGGGCAGAAGGCGGCGCACCTGGCGCTGAAGGCGCTGGGCAGGCCCAACGCCATCGACGGGACGGCCCAGACGGTGCCGCAGGTGTGGCGCGAGGAGTTCGTGATAGCGTCCAAGGACGACGAGGTCGTGGACGCGTGA
- the LOC101786976 gene encoding uncharacterized protein LOC101786976 → MDAGAEAASSSPSKLGHRLRTTVCCCFGGGSGAGPERVRWRRRGAAAGEFRYDALSYALNFDEGGGDDDEACAADPAAAFRYRNFNARLPPSPAAAAARTHQRATAIAIA, encoded by the coding sequence ATGGAcgcgggagcggaggcggcgtcgtcgtccccgtCGAAGCTGGGGCACAGGCTGCGGACCACGGTGTGCTGCTgcttcggcggcggctccggcgcggGGCCCGAGAgggtgaggtggcggcggaggggcgcggcggcgggggagttCCGGTACGACGCGCTGAGCTACGCGCTCAACTtcgacgagggcggcggcgacgatgacGAAGCGtgcgccgccgaccccgccgcggCCTTCCGGTACCGGAACTTCAACGCGCGCCtgccgccctcgccggccgccgccgccgcgcggaccCACCAGCGGGCCACGGCCATCGCCATCGCGTAG